From a region of the Balaenoptera acutorostrata chromosome 14, mBalAcu1.1, whole genome shotgun sequence genome:
- the CALHM6 gene encoding calcium homeostasis modulator protein 6, giving the protein MEKFRAVLDLLLKHRNALGYGLVSLLTAGGERIFSTAVFQCPCSAACNLPYGLVFLLVPALALFLLGYVLSARTWRLLTGCCAPGARTDCGAALRGALVCAQLSAVAVVAPLTWVAVALLGGSFYECAATGSAFVARRLCFGRSPGCAAQLPRVPCHQVQAPEVQDLQKELKAQSQVLGWALIAVVIIVLLIFTSITRCLSPVSFLQLKFWKIYLEQEQQILKSQATEHATELAKENIKCFFECSHPKEYNTPSVKDWQQISSLYTFNPKEQYYSILHKYVNRKEKNRSIRSSKEDAVVPVLGFVDSSDITSTPDL; this is encoded by the exons ATGGAGAAGTTTCGGGCGGTGCTGGACCTGCTCCTCAAGCACCGCAATGCGCTGGGTTACGGCCTGGTGAGCCTGCTGACGGCGGGCGGGGAGCGCATCTTCTCCACCGCGGTGTTCCAGTGCCCGTGCAGCGCCGCCTGCAACCTGCCCTACGGCCTGGTCTTCCTGCTGGTGCCGGCGCTGGCGCTCTTCCTCCTGGGCTACGTGCTGAGCGCGCGCACCTGGCGCCTGCTCACCGGCTGCTGCGCGCCGGGCGCGCGCACTGACTGCGGCGCAGCGCTGCGCGGGGCCCTGGTGTGCGCGCAGCTCAGCGCTGTCGCTGTGGTCGCGCCGCTCACCTGGGTGGCCGTGGCGCTGCTCGGGGGCTCCTTCTACGAGTGCGCCGCCACCGGGAGCGCCTTCGTGGCGCGGCGCCTGTGCTTCGGCCGCAGCCCCGGCTGCGCGGCCCAGCTGCCGCGGGTGCCCTGCCATCAGGTCCAGGCGCCCGAAGTGCAGGACCTGCAGAAGGAGCTCAAGGCCCAGTCGCAG GTGTTGGGCTGGGCCCTGATAGCAGTTGTTATCATTGTCCTCCTGATTTTCACATCCATCACCCGATGCCTATCTCCAGTTAGCTTCCTGCAgctgaaattttggaaaatctaTTTGGAACAGGAGCAGCAGATCCTTAAAAGTCAAGCCACAGAACACGCAACCGAACTGGcaaaagaaaatatcaagtgTTTCTTTGAGTGTTCACATCCAAAGGAATACAACACTCCAAGCGTAAAAGACTGGCAGCAAATTTCATCACTATATACTTTCAATCCAAAGGAACAGTACTACAGCATTTTGCACAAATATgtgaacagaaaagagaagaatcGAAGTATCAGATCTTCCAAAGAAGATGCAGTGGTTCCTGTTCTTGGCTTTGTAGATTCATCTGATATCACCAGCACTCCAGACTTATGA